A region of Reichenbachiella carrageenanivorans DNA encodes the following proteins:
- a CDS encoding DUF1987 domain-containing protein yields the protein MMDGYFIRPTGTTPSVSFRPSHGELELRGNSMPDDPLSFYGHVFSHLPALDNQDINEINVNFALKNIEDSTTYLHILVKKLISLSSDNRPLNITWYYEKNRPNILEIGREISEHYNYPFKFVEVFKIKDQLRQAS from the coding sequence ATGATGGATGGATATTTCATACGGCCTACTGGTACTACTCCTTCGGTGAGTTTTAGACCGAGTCATGGAGAGCTTGAGCTTCGAGGAAATTCTATGCCCGATGATCCACTCAGCTTTTATGGCCATGTATTTAGCCACCTTCCAGCATTAGATAACCAAGATATAAATGAGATCAATGTGAATTTTGCACTAAAAAACATTGAAGACTCTACTACCTATCTCCACATCCTTGTGAAAAAACTGATTTCTTTGTCGTCAGACAACAGACCATTGAATATCACATGGTATTATGAGAAAAATAGGCCTAATATTTTGGAAATCGGACGTGAAATAAGTGAACATTACAATTATCCTTTCAAGTTTGTAGAAGTATTCAAAATCAAGGATCAGTTGCGTCAGGCTTCATAA
- a CDS encoding SiaB family protein kinase, whose product MDNIRKRQTNQLNHLKNIVAFRDLMEGSDVNIVYLGKITQNTINGITAMTEEDMTDKKEDKKVSRRVYHVMIEALQNICKHADSTAEYASNSLEDGLAKDGIFLIGDNDYEYYVTTGNQISLDNAVRLRDILDRVNSLDKEELRALHKTTMENTTISEKGGAGLGFIDIKKRTGTEYEYYFEPLDAEHCFFILTIRIRKEEI is encoded by the coding sequence ATGGATAATATTAGAAAAAGACAGACGAACCAACTGAACCACCTCAAAAACATTGTGGCTTTCAGAGATCTTATGGAAGGATCCGATGTCAACATTGTCTACCTAGGGAAGATTACTCAAAATACCATCAACGGTATCACGGCTATGACCGAAGAAGATATGACCGACAAAAAAGAAGACAAGAAAGTGTCTCGTCGGGTGTATCATGTGATGATAGAAGCCTTGCAAAATATTTGTAAGCACGCGGACAGTACTGCTGAGTATGCTTCGAATAGCCTAGAAGATGGTCTGGCCAAAGACGGTATCTTCCTCATAGGCGACAACGACTACGAATATTATGTAACCACGGGCAATCAAATCTCACTAGACAATGCAGTGCGGCTTAGAGATATATTGGATCGAGTAAACTCGCTAGACAAAGAAGAGCTGCGAGCATTGCATAAGACCACGATGGAAAACACTACCATTTCAGAAAAAGGAGGTGCTGGTCTTGGCTTTATCGATATCAAAAAACGGACAGGCACGGAGTATGAATATTATTTCGAACCACTCGATGCAGAGCACTGCTTTTTCATTTTAACCATCCGCATTCGAAAAGAAGAAATCTAA
- a CDS encoding 3'-5' exonuclease: MKIRKITKQEVNELPLMKYEGKYQIIDDESQVQQAVAACKKATILGFDTETKPAFRKGESYPVALLQLSLPDQAFLFRLNKISLSKEIVSLFEDPKIKIVGIGIRDDIKDLQKLRDFKPQGFVDLNELGAKLGFESIGARNYAGMFMNHRISKSQQVSNWENEELTDSQISYAATDAWICLEIYRKMMEIKANM; this comes from the coding sequence ATGAAGATTAGAAAGATTACTAAGCAGGAAGTAAACGAGCTTCCGCTAATGAAGTACGAAGGGAAGTATCAGATAATCGACGATGAAAGTCAGGTGCAGCAAGCCGTAGCAGCTTGCAAAAAAGCAACTATTTTAGGTTTTGATACTGAGACCAAGCCGGCGTTTAGAAAAGGAGAATCTTACCCTGTCGCATTGTTGCAGCTCTCTTTGCCCGATCAGGCTTTTTTGTTTAGACTCAATAAAATAAGCCTTTCCAAAGAAATTGTCAGTCTTTTTGAAGACCCCAAAATCAAAATCGTAGGTATAGGAATTCGTGACGACATCAAAGACTTGCAGAAGTTGAGAGACTTCAAACCTCAAGGCTTTGTAGATCTCAATGAATTAGGTGCTAAATTAGGGTTTGAAAGTATAGGGGCTAGAAACTACGCTGGCATGTTTATGAACCATCGAATATCTAAAAGCCAGCAAGTGTCTAATTGGGAAAACGAAGAGCTAACTGATTCTCAAATCAGCTACGCGGCTACAGATGCTTGGATATGCCTAGAAATCTATCGGAAAATGATGGAGATCAAAGCCAATATGTAA
- the nhaC gene encoding Na+/H+ antiporter NhaC yields MSTSSEKREASLLEAFIPIIFLVVFLSINVSIFGDDALSGSNQIVLILSAMVAAILAARIGYKWADIEKAMVKSITSAMGSILILLMIGSLAGSWLISGVVPAMIYYGLQILNPTIFLFAACIVCTIVSMSTGSSWTTAATVGIALMGIGQAMGINEGIVAGAILSGAYFGDKMSPLSDTTNLAPAMAGTDLFTHIRYMAYTTFPSIGITLIIFLVMGFFNAVPETSIDTVEVLDAITSKFHISGWLFIVPVVVIVLIVKKVPAFPALMVGTLLGVVFALIFQQSVIAEVSGYTGEYWKTMFVGVMKALYGHVGVSTSNEMVNELLSSGGMFKMLNTIWLIMSAMMFGGVMEGAGMLRVIARSIMNRIESSGALIASTAGTCVFFNVTASDQYLAIVVPGRMYADLYKEKDLAPENLSRTLEDSGTVTSVLVPWNTCGAYHSSVLGVGVLAFAPYCFFNIISPMMTILFGYLNIKIRRLSEKNKS; encoded by the coding sequence ATGAGTACGAGCAGTGAGAAGAGAGAAGCATCGCTTCTGGAGGCATTCATACCCATTATTTTTCTTGTCGTTTTTCTATCCATTAATGTATCTATTTTTGGAGATGACGCACTGTCTGGTTCCAATCAGATTGTGCTAATATTGTCTGCCATGGTAGCAGCGATACTAGCCGCTCGTATCGGCTACAAATGGGCTGATATTGAGAAGGCAATGGTCAAAAGCATTACTTCTGCTATGGGATCTATTTTGATCCTATTGATGATAGGCTCACTGGCAGGAAGTTGGCTCATTAGCGGTGTAGTACCCGCTATGATCTATTATGGTCTACAGATACTAAACCCCACTATATTTCTTTTTGCAGCGTGCATTGTTTGTACGATAGTCTCTATGTCTACAGGTAGCTCATGGACTACAGCAGCTACAGTAGGAATCGCTTTGATGGGTATTGGTCAGGCTATGGGGATTAATGAAGGAATTGTGGCGGGAGCTATTTTGTCAGGTGCCTACTTTGGTGATAAAATGTCGCCTTTGTCCGATACAACTAACTTGGCGCCAGCCATGGCTGGCACGGATTTGTTTACTCATATTCGTTATATGGCCTACACGACCTTCCCGTCGATCGGTATTACGCTGATTATATTCCTGGTGATGGGTTTTTTCAATGCGGTACCCGAAACAAGTATAGATACTGTCGAAGTGCTGGATGCGATCACGTCTAAATTCCATATATCTGGTTGGCTTTTTATCGTGCCAGTAGTGGTCATCGTGTTGATCGTAAAGAAAGTGCCAGCATTTCCTGCTTTGATGGTAGGCACATTGCTTGGGGTTGTTTTTGCACTCATATTTCAACAATCAGTCATTGCCGAAGTTTCGGGCTATACAGGAGAGTATTGGAAGACGATGTTTGTAGGAGTGATGAAAGCGCTCTACGGTCATGTAGGAGTCTCCACTTCCAACGAGATGGTCAACGAACTGCTGAGTTCGGGAGGGATGTTTAAAATGCTAAATACGATCTGGCTGATCATGTCTGCTATGATGTTTGGAGGAGTGATGGAAGGAGCAGGAATGCTCAGAGTGATTGCTCGATCCATCATGAACAGGATCGAAAGTAGCGGAGCATTGATCGCTTCTACAGCTGGTACATGTGTGTTTTTTAATGTCACCGCCTCGGATCAATATTTGGCTATCGTGGTGCCAGGTAGGATGTATGCCGATCTATATAAAGAAAAAGATTTGGCACCTGAAAATTTAAGTCGAACTTTGGAAGATTCTGGCACAGTCACCTCTGTACTTGTGCCATGGAATACTTGCGGAGCCTATCATTCCAGCGTGTTGGGAGTAGGCGTATTGGCATTTGCTCCCTATTGTTTTTTCAATATCATTAGCCCAATGATGACGATATTATTTGGATATTTAAATATTAAGATTCGCCGCCTAAGTGAAAAAAATAAGAGTTGA
- a CDS encoding proline dehydrogenase family protein, with protein MMNFDDTQVAFADKSNFDLKRMYFLFLSMNNPIIAKIGIWMTVFALKIHLPIKWMIKKTIFTQFCGGESLKDSQGTVEKLAESHIRTILDYSVEGEESEQVFDANRDEIIRSLEMAATTENIPTGVMKLTGFTAFSLLARKQSGVALSPSEEKRYAKFLERVDQICAKAVEVKKHLFIDAEESWIQDVIDAVVYDMMMKYNQEKVYIFNTYQMYRTASLSNLKKAHQLGLDNGFLIGAKLVRGAYMEKERDRAEEKGYPDPIQLTKAASDADYDAAVAYCIEYIDDIHLCVGTHNENSCKITTELMEKHGISKTDHKVYFAQLYGMSDNLSYTLANEGYNVAKYVPYGPVAKVLPYLMRRAEENTSIAGQSSREFLLVKKEIVRRRRL; from the coding sequence ATGATGAACTTCGATGACACCCAAGTGGCATTCGCAGACAAGTCTAATTTTGACTTGAAGAGAATGTATTTCCTATTTCTGTCGATGAATAATCCCATAATTGCCAAAATAGGGATTTGGATGACAGTCTTTGCACTTAAAATTCACTTGCCCATCAAGTGGATGATTAAAAAAACGATTTTCACACAATTTTGTGGAGGAGAATCCCTGAAAGATTCCCAAGGCACAGTAGAAAAACTTGCCGAATCTCATATTCGAACCATTCTGGATTACTCGGTAGAAGGAGAAGAGTCTGAGCAGGTATTCGATGCCAATCGAGATGAAATTATTCGGTCATTGGAGATGGCCGCTACTACCGAAAACATCCCAACAGGAGTGATGAAACTTACGGGTTTTACTGCATTTAGCTTATTGGCCAGAAAACAAAGTGGAGTGGCCTTATCTCCTAGCGAAGAAAAACGATATGCCAAATTTCTCGAAAGAGTGGATCAGATTTGCGCCAAAGCTGTGGAAGTAAAGAAACACCTTTTTATAGACGCGGAGGAGAGCTGGATTCAGGATGTGATCGATGCCGTGGTGTACGATATGATGATGAAGTACAATCAGGAAAAAGTGTACATATTCAATACCTATCAAATGTATCGCACGGCGTCATTGTCTAATTTGAAAAAAGCACATCAGCTGGGATTGGATAATGGTTTTTTGATAGGTGCTAAATTGGTCAGAGGAGCTTATATGGAAAAAGAACGTGATCGTGCTGAAGAAAAAGGATATCCAGACCCAATACAGCTAACCAAGGCCGCCTCGGATGCCGACTATGATGCAGCAGTGGCCTATTGTATCGAGTATATCGATGATATTCACCTCTGTGTGGGTACTCACAATGAAAATAGTTGTAAAATCACTACCGAATTGATGGAGAAACACGGCATCTCGAAGACGGATCATAAGGTATATTTTGCTCAACTATATGGCATGAGTGACAATCTATCCTATACTCTGGCCAATGAAGGATATAATGTGGCTAAGTATGTGCCTTATGGCCCTGTAGCCAAAGTGTTGCCCTATTTGATGAGAAGAGCCGAAGAAAATACTTCTATTGCTGGGCAAAGTAGTCGGGAGTTTCTCTTAGTGAAAAAGGAAATTGTCAGGCGTAGGAGATTGTAA
- a CDS encoding efflux RND transporter permease subunit has protein sequence MAENKQDENKIEKQFGLTTLSLTNRTTVMVITFLIVTMGISTYINLPKESFPEIQQPVVYIGTPHPGNSPVDMENLITRPIEKELNTIADVDEIKSTSVQDYSTIIVEFTPDTEIEDALTKVKDAVDRAKTELPSDLESDPNVFEMNFSEFPVLNINLSGDYSLQQLNDYAEYLEDEIEKLTEISKVEIRGIDEKEVRINVDPYQMESRLVNFGDIENAVRAENITLSGGNLKEGDIRRSIRVVGEFEDPNDLLDVVIKSEKGNIVYLGDIAEVEFGYKEKQNYARLGGQPVVMVDVIKRSGENLLIATDKINVILDHAKTHVFPANLEVTITNDQSQQTRDMVDSLENNIISGVILVVIVLLFFLGSRNALFVGVAIPLSMFMSFLVLGAFGISINMMVLFSLIMALGMLVDNGIVVVENVYRLREEGYSAFEATKRGVGEVAWPIIASTATTLAAFLPLAFWPGIMGEFMKYLPITLMVTLGSSLFVALIINPVLIAIFMKLDAGEKRNDKKILLIVGVSVVVGLLFLLMGSAVFSNMAFAVAFITLLNVYVLVPLSRRFQSVFLPWIEGLYGRLLKYALAGLRPYAFFWGTVFLLFFSFVLMAVFPPEVEYFPKTDPKYVNVFIEFPVGTDVETTNTFAEQIEAKVMEVIKPYMSIVESVIANVGEGTADPNDSSAFGQKSTPNKARITVDFKEFKDRGGLSTLDALDALRNAMRGNPGVLVTVDQNADGPPAGKPISIEISGDNFETLINTSEQMKSYINNSGIEGIEKLKMDLETGKPELIVNIDREKARRFGLSTQSIAMEVRTALFGKEISKYKEGEDDYEIQLRLKEEYRYDVDALMNKSVVYRNQSSGKMRSVPISSVAKAELSSTYGSVRRKDLKRVVTLSSNVISGYNPTQINDQIKELLTSFDLPAGYEYKFGGEQEKQAKEMAFLSNALLIAVFFIFLIIVSQFNKITAPFIIMMSVVLSTIGVFLGLVIFGMKFSVVMTMIGIISLAGIVVNNAIVLIDFIELTRDRRKAELGVDKLPMEEIVNAIIHSGATRLRPVLLTAITTILGMIPLAVGINVDFLKLFSIYDADFFLGGDNVAFWGPMSWTIIYGLTFATFLTLIIVPVMYLFFAKVNRKLGIS, from the coding sequence ATGGCTGAGAACAAGCAAGATGAAAATAAGATAGAAAAGCAATTTGGACTGACCACATTGTCGCTGACCAATAGGACAACGGTGATGGTGATTACATTCCTGATTGTGACTATGGGGATCTCTACCTATATCAACCTTCCCAAGGAAAGTTTTCCAGAGATCCAGCAGCCTGTAGTATATATAGGTACGCCACATCCGGGCAACTCACCCGTGGATATGGAAAACCTAATTACTCGTCCTATAGAGAAAGAGCTCAATACAATAGCTGATGTAGATGAGATAAAGTCGACTTCTGTGCAGGATTATTCTACGATCATAGTAGAATTTACGCCAGATACAGAAATAGAAGATGCACTCACCAAGGTGAAAGATGCGGTGGATCGGGCCAAGACCGAGTTGCCGTCCGATTTGGAATCAGATCCAAATGTCTTTGAAATGAACTTTTCGGAATTTCCGGTACTCAATATCAACTTGTCGGGAGACTATAGTCTGCAGCAGCTCAATGACTATGCAGAGTATCTAGAGGATGAAATAGAAAAACTGACTGAAATCTCTAAGGTAGAAATACGTGGAATCGATGAAAAAGAAGTACGTATCAATGTAGACCCATATCAAATGGAATCTCGATTGGTCAACTTCGGTGATATAGAAAATGCCGTTCGTGCAGAAAACATCACGCTTTCTGGAGGTAACCTTAAAGAAGGAGATATTCGTAGGTCGATTAGAGTAGTGGGGGAGTTCGAAGACCCAAACGATCTACTCGATGTAGTTATCAAAAGTGAGAAAGGCAATATTGTATATCTGGGTGATATCGCGGAGGTAGAATTCGGATATAAAGAAAAGCAAAATTATGCCAGATTGGGAGGGCAGCCTGTAGTGATGGTCGATGTGATCAAGCGAAGTGGTGAAAACTTACTGATTGCTACGGATAAAATAAATGTCATATTGGACCATGCCAAGACACATGTTTTTCCAGCTAATCTGGAAGTAACCATTACCAACGACCAATCGCAGCAGACGCGCGACATGGTAGATAGCTTAGAAAATAATATCATCTCTGGGGTGATTTTAGTAGTCATTGTATTGCTCTTTTTCTTAGGATCAAGAAATGCACTTTTCGTGGGAGTAGCTATCCCGCTGTCTATGTTTATGTCCTTCTTGGTCTTGGGAGCATTTGGTATTTCCATCAATATGATGGTGCTATTCTCGCTTATCATGGCACTGGGTATGCTCGTGGACAACGGTATCGTAGTGGTAGAAAACGTGTATAGACTCAGAGAAGAGGGTTATTCTGCTTTCGAAGCTACCAAACGAGGAGTAGGAGAAGTAGCTTGGCCTATTATCGCCTCTACCGCTACTACTTTAGCGGCATTTTTACCTTTGGCCTTTTGGCCTGGTATCATGGGGGAGTTTATGAAATACCTGCCTATCACTTTGATGGTGACTTTGGGCTCGTCACTTTTTGTAGCCTTAATTATCAACCCTGTACTGATTGCCATTTTTATGAAATTGGACGCAGGCGAAAAAAGGAATGATAAGAAAATACTATTGATCGTCGGAGTATCCGTAGTAGTAGGCCTTTTGTTTTTGCTGATGGGCTCTGCGGTGTTTAGTAATATGGCTTTTGCAGTGGCTTTCATTACACTACTCAATGTGTATGTGCTGGTGCCGTTGTCACGAAGATTTCAAAGTGTATTCTTGCCTTGGATAGAAGGACTGTATGGTAGATTGTTGAAATATGCCTTGGCAGGGTTAAGACCCTATGCCTTCTTTTGGGGAACAGTGTTTTTGTTGTTTTTCTCTTTTGTGTTAATGGCTGTTTTCCCTCCAGAGGTTGAGTATTTCCCAAAGACAGATCCTAAATATGTCAATGTATTTATTGAATTTCCAGTAGGTACAGATGTAGAGACAACCAATACTTTTGCGGAGCAGATTGAAGCTAAAGTAATGGAGGTGATCAAGCCTTATATGAGTATTGTGGAGTCTGTGATTGCCAATGTAGGCGAAGGCACAGCCGATCCTAATGATTCTTCTGCCTTTGGGCAAAAGTCTACGCCAAACAAAGCCAGGATTACGGTCGATTTCAAAGAATTTAAAGACCGTGGAGGTTTGTCTACCTTGGATGCCTTGGATGCTTTGCGAAATGCCATGAGAGGTAATCCGGGCGTGTTAGTCACAGTAGATCAAAATGCCGATGGGCCACCAGCGGGCAAGCCTATCAGTATAGAGATTTCGGGCGACAACTTTGAAACGCTAATCAATACTTCGGAGCAAATGAAGAGTTATATCAATAATTCAGGGATCGAAGGGATTGAAAAATTGAAAATGGATCTGGAAACAGGTAAGCCTGAATTGATTGTGAACATTGATAGAGAAAAAGCCAGAAGGTTTGGACTCTCTACTCAATCTATCGCCATGGAAGTAAGAACGGCATTGTTTGGAAAAGAAATATCGAAGTACAAAGAAGGGGAAGATGATTACGAAATTCAGCTAAGACTCAAAGAAGAATACCGATACGATGTAGATGCGTTGATGAACAAAAGTGTGGTTTACAGAAACCAGAGTAGTGGAAAAATGCGCAGTGTACCAATCTCGTCTGTGGCCAAGGCAGAATTGAGCTCTACCTATGGTTCGGTCAGAAGAAAGGATCTGAAAAGAGTCGTTACTCTTAGCTCGAATGTGATCTCCGGCTACAACCCGACACAGATCAACGATCAGATCAAAGAACTATTGACTAGTTTTGATTTGCCAGCAGGCTATGAATATAAGTTTGGAGGAGAGCAAGAGAAACAAGCCAAAGAGATGGCTTTCTTAAGCAACGCCTTGCTCATCGCTGTTTTTTTTATCTTCCTGATTATTGTATCGCAGTTCAATAAAATCACGGCTCCTTTCATTATTATGATGTCTGTAGTGTTGAGTACCATTGGGGTATTCTTAGGGCTGGTCATATTTGGGATGAAATTTTCTGTAGTCATGACTATGATTGGTATTATATCACTAGCAGGTATCGTGGTGAATAATGCTATTGTACTGATCGACTTTATCGAGCTGACTCGAGATAGAAGAAAAGCCGAGCTAGGTGTAGATAAGCTGCCTATGGAAGAGATCGTTAATGCGATTATTCATTCTGGTGCGACAAGACTTAGACCCGTTTTGCTTACCGCAATCACGACCATATTGGGTATGATTCCGCTGGCAGTGGGGATCAATGTCGACTTCTTGAAACTATTTTCTATCTATGATGCAGACTTTTTCTTGGGAGGAGACAATGTAGCCTTCTGGGGGCCTATGTCATGGACGATTATCTATGGTTTGACATTTGCCACTTTCTTGACATTGATCATTGTACCAGTGATGTACTTATTCTTTGCCAAGGTGAATAGGAAATTAGGGATCAGTTGA
- a CDS encoding efflux RND transporter periplasmic adaptor subunit — translation MTKYIYLLAMVILASACGGGESDLEAKKEALSELKSQSVEIQAQIKGLEKEIAALDPSFLEATNNSVLVTAISVKPEPFRHMIEVRGGVESRTNVTVGSQIPGEIESVRVKEGDYVKSGHLLAVLDGDIIQNNIAELKTSLELATIVAQKQASLWEKNIGTEIQYLEAKNNKESLERKLATANSQLRQTRITAPFSGSIDAVIAKKGEMAQPGMPLIRIVNPNDIHINADISERYIGKFKVEDPVEIYFPSQDKKLISKIKSVGQVINSENRTFQVEVQLPKLDFPVKPNQVVVLKLEDYKNVKAFKVPTKLIQKDHKGSFVFGLEQDGEHLVATKIHIKAGLSFDNETEILSGVKLNQQIAFKGYRELSEGAIVKLMKEGAAEANASTAAK, via the coding sequence ATGACAAAATATATATATCTACTGGCCATGGTCATCCTTGCAAGTGCATGTGGTGGAGGTGAATCAGACCTTGAGGCCAAAAAAGAAGCGTTATCTGAACTCAAGTCTCAATCGGTAGAAATACAAGCCCAAATTAAAGGCTTGGAAAAGGAGATTGCAGCATTAGACCCGTCTTTCTTGGAAGCGACTAACAATTCTGTTTTGGTGACCGCCATTTCAGTAAAGCCAGAACCGTTCAGACATATGATAGAAGTACGTGGAGGAGTGGAGTCACGTACCAATGTGACCGTTGGTTCTCAGATTCCAGGGGAGATAGAATCTGTACGGGTAAAAGAAGGTGATTATGTGAAATCGGGTCATTTGTTGGCTGTACTAGATGGAGACATTATCCAAAATAATATTGCAGAGCTCAAAACGTCGCTAGAATTGGCAACAATCGTAGCACAAAAGCAAGCAAGCCTATGGGAGAAAAACATCGGAACGGAGATTCAGTACCTAGAAGCTAAAAACAATAAAGAGTCGCTTGAAAGAAAATTGGCTACAGCCAATTCTCAGCTCAGACAAACAAGAATCACAGCGCCATTTTCAGGCAGTATAGATGCTGTGATTGCTAAAAAAGGTGAAATGGCTCAGCCAGGCATGCCATTGATCAGAATCGTAAACCCGAATGACATTCATATCAATGCGGATATTTCTGAGCGATACATTGGCAAATTTAAGGTTGAAGATCCTGTAGAAATATACTTCCCGTCGCAAGACAAAAAATTGATTTCCAAGATCAAGTCAGTGGGACAGGTGATCAACAGCGAAAACCGAACCTTTCAAGTAGAAGTACAGTTGCCTAAGCTCGATTTCCCTGTGAAGCCTAATCAGGTGGTTGTTTTGAAACTAGAAGATTACAAAAATGTGAAAGCCTTCAAAGTTCCTACCAAATTGATACAGAAAGATCATAAGGGAAGTTTTGTATTTGGTTTAGAGCAAGACGGAGAGCATCTAGTGGCTACAAAAATCCATATCAAAGCAGGGTTGTCTTTTGACAACGAAACCGAAATACTAAGCGGAGTAAAGCTGAATCAGCAGATTGCTTTCAAAGGATACAGAGAGTTGTCAGAAGGAGCCATTGTCAAGCTGATGAAAGAAGGAGCCGCAGAAGCCAATGCCAGTACAGCCGCAAAATAA
- a CDS encoding TolC family protein, which produces MRVIKQPIFHLILTISLVAAHQVSYAQESTTFRFSLEEAINYALDNNQRVKNAQLEEEIADRQVGEIIADGLPQLNANANLFYNYKIQQSLIEADGNFPPGVPAGETVALEFGIPYTSSFDVALSQMLFDGSFFIGLEAAKTFTQLSKKDHIKTKIDVAEAVSKAYFLVLVNRERFGLIERNYSRLDSLLSDTKVMYSSGFAEKIDVNRVQVQFNNVKVEKENYEQVLNVSESLLKFQMGLNHSEELELTSTIEGIDYFDFADAANFTYEQRVEYDQMNINKELKELDIKNVRAKYYPKLDLIATYGQNTGNTSFGDLFSDQWFGLGAIGVKATVPIFDGLRKRRQVQQRQLQVQQIDYSLNLLKNNIDVEIESALADYNRSIEMMEAQRENMELSQEVYEVAKIKYNEGVGSNIEVIDADATYKQAQINFYNALYDALVSKIDLQKAYGVLL; this is translated from the coding sequence ATGAGAGTAATTAAACAACCAATATTTCATCTAATACTCACCATTAGTCTTGTAGCAGCTCACCAGGTGAGCTATGCCCAAGAATCGACCACTTTTCGCTTTTCCTTAGAGGAAGCGATCAACTACGCACTGGATAATAACCAGCGTGTGAAAAATGCGCAACTGGAAGAAGAAATTGCAGATCGACAGGTCGGTGAAATTATCGCAGATGGATTGCCGCAATTGAATGCAAATGCGAATTTATTTTACAATTATAAAATACAACAGTCGCTCATAGAAGCGGATGGAAATTTTCCTCCTGGCGTGCCTGCTGGCGAAACGGTCGCGTTGGAATTCGGGATTCCTTATACGTCTAGCTTTGATGTAGCTCTGTCTCAGATGCTTTTTGATGGATCATTTTTTATTGGCCTGGAAGCAGCAAAGACCTTTACACAATTGTCGAAGAAGGATCACATCAAAACTAAGATAGATGTGGCAGAGGCTGTATCCAAGGCTTACTTTTTGGTCCTAGTAAATAGAGAACGATTTGGTTTGATAGAGCGAAACTACTCCAGATTGGATTCATTGCTTAGCGATACCAAAGTGATGTATTCTAGTGGGTTTGCTGAAAAAATTGATGTGAACAGAGTTCAGGTTCAATTTAATAATGTGAAAGTAGAAAAGGAGAACTACGAGCAGGTATTGAATGTATCAGAATCTTTGCTCAAATTTCAAATGGGACTAAACCATTCGGAAGAGCTGGAATTGACTTCTACTATCGAGGGAATTGATTATTTCGATTTTGCCGATGCGGCCAATTTTACCTATGAACAACGGGTAGAATATGATCAGATGAATATCAATAAGGAGTTGAAAGAGCTGGATATCAAAAATGTGCGAGCTAAATATTACCCTAAACTTGACCTCATAGCTACTTATGGTCAGAATACAGGTAATACTTCTTTTGGTGATTTATTTTCGGATCAGTGGTTTGGGCTTGGAGCGATTGGGGTGAAGGCTACTGTACCAATTTTTGATGGATTGAGGAAGCGTAGACAAGTACAACAAAGACAGTTGCAAGTGCAGCAGATCGACTACTCGCTAAATCTGCTCAAAAACAATATAGATGTAGAAATAGAATCAGCCTTGGCTGACTACAATCGTAGCATAGAAATGATGGAAGCCCAACGTGAAAATATGGAACTTTCTCAAGAAGTATACGAAGTAGCCAAGATCAAATACAATGAGGGCGTAGGTTCAAATATCGAAGTAATCGATGCCGATGCTACTTACAAACAAGCTCAAATTAATTTTTATAATGCGTTGTATGACGCGCTAGTATCCAAAATAGACCTGCAAAAAGCCTACGGCGTTTTGCTATAA
- a CDS encoding TetR/AcrR family transcriptional regulator — MINNTKDKILEVAESLFNRYGVRSVSMDDIARELSISKKTIYQSYKDKDELVFTFAQAHINRNRCEVTEAREKTNNAIEELVNLSACIREHVKTVNPSMIYDLQKYHPKSWSLWMDYKSEYIKGTMLATIARGKKEGFFREDLNAEILATFRVESIEMTFDGKVFPRDQFDFTEVQMTLFDHFARGMMTIKGQELYDSLIDAKSYESN; from the coding sequence ATGATTAACAATACAAAAGATAAAATACTAGAAGTAGCGGAGAGCCTATTCAATAGGTACGGCGTGAGGAGTGTGTCTATGGACGATATCGCAAGAGAACTGTCTATTTCTAAAAAGACTATTTATCAGTCTTACAAGGATAAAGACGAATTGGTATTTACGTTTGCTCAAGCACATATAAATAGAAATAGGTGTGAAGTCACCGAGGCGCGGGAAAAAACCAACAATGCGATCGAGGAGTTAGTGAATTTGTCGGCGTGTATCCGTGAACACGTAAAAACGGTCAACCCCTCTATGATCTATGACCTACAAAAGTATCATCCCAAGTCTTGGAGTCTTTGGATGGACTATAAGAGTGAATATATTAAAGGAACCATGCTGGCAACTATAGCCCGGGGGAAAAAAGAAGGTTTTTTTAGAGAAGATCTAAATGCCGAAATACTAGCCACCTTTAGGGTGGAATCTATAGAAATGACCTTCGATGGAAAAGTCTTTCCACGAGATCAATTCGATTTTACAGAAGTACAAATGACCCTATTTGATCATTTTGCACGTGGCATGATGACGATAAAAGGGCAAGAATTATATGACAGCTTGATAGATGCTAAATCTTATGAGAGTAATTAA